Proteins encoded in a region of the Neodiprion lecontei isolate iyNeoLeco1 chromosome 5, iyNeoLeco1.1, whole genome shotgun sequence genome:
- the LOC107217305 gene encoding inactive selenide, water dikinase-like protein isoform X2, translating into MLSEHLFTIPLFPTHLKKTHEYSYSRIGMDSSVTPLRHGGLSLVQTTDFFYPLVDDPYMMGKIACANVISDLYAMGVTECDNMLMLLGVSTKMTEKERDVVVPLIMRGFKDSALEAGTTVTGGQTVVNPWCTIGGVASTVCQPNEYIVPDNAVVGDVLVLTKPLGTQVAVNAHQWLDQPDRWNRIKLVVSEDDVRKAYQRAMDSMARLNRIAARLMHKYNAHGATDVTGFGLLGHAQNLAKHQKNEVSFVIHNLPVIAKMAAVAKACGNMFQLLQGHSAETSGGLLICLPREQAAAYCKDIEKQEGYQAWIIGIVEKGNRTARIIDKPRVIEVPAKEKDGELW; encoded by the exons ATGTTGTCCGAACATCTTTTCACGATCCCATTGTTTCCCACGCATCTGAAGAAGACGCATGAATATTCGTATTCTC GCATTGGCATGGATTCCTCCGTAACGCCGTTGAGGCATGGTGGTTTGAGCCTAGTACAGACAACGGACTTTTTTTATCCTTTAGTAGACGATCCTTACATGATGG gcAAAATTGCATGCGCCAATGTGATCAGTGATTTGTACGCTATGGGTGTTACGGAGTGCGACAATATGCTGATGCTTTTGGGGGTCAGCACCAAGATGACTGAAAAAGAAAGGGACGTTGTTGTTCCACTTATAATGAGAGGCTTCAAGGACTCTGCTCTTGAAGCAGGGACGACTGTTACTGGTGGTCAAACTGTCGTTAATCCATGGTGTACAATTGGGGGTGTTGCCTCTACGGTTTGCCAACCCAACGAATACATCGt GCCGGACAACGCGGTTGTTGGGGATGTCTTGGTGCTAACAAAGCCACTCGGAACCCAGGTGGCAGTCAACGCTCACCAGTGGCTAGATCAGCCCGATCGTTGGAATAGGATCAAACTAGTAGTCAGCGAAGATGATGTGAGAAAGGCATATCAGCGTGCAATGGACAGCATGGCTAGGCTAAACAGAATAG CTGCACGACTCATGCATAAATATAATGCACATGGGGCAACGGACGTCACAGGCTTTGGCCTCTTGGGTCATGCCCAAAACCTGGCCAAACATCAGAAGAATGAAGTTTCATTCGTTATACACAATCTTCCGGTTATTGCCAAAATGGCAGCAGTTGCTAAAGCATGTGGTAACATGTTCCAATTGCTTCAAGGCCACTCCGCAGAGACCAGTGGCGGATTGCTCATCTGTCTTCCACGAGAACAG GCTGCTGCATATTGCAAGGACATTGAAAAACAAGAGGGTTACCAAGCATGGATCATCGGGATCGTTGAGAAGGGTAATCGTACAGCGAGGATAATCGACAAACCGCGAGTCATCGAAGTACCCGCGAAGGAAAAAGATGGTGAACTCTGGTAG
- the LOC107217305 gene encoding inactive selenide, water dikinase-like protein isoform X1 gives MAELQGTPVTQDALSVAQLELGGNPNALALRRPFDPVAHDLDGTFRLTRFADLKGUGCKVPQEVLGKLLEGLQADDNNVQDHEHAHFMHMAIPRIGIGMDSSVTPLRHGGLSLVQTTDFFYPLVDDPYMMGKIACANVISDLYAMGVTECDNMLMLLGVSTKMTEKERDVVVPLIMRGFKDSALEAGTTVTGGQTVVNPWCTIGGVASTVCQPNEYIVPDNAVVGDVLVLTKPLGTQVAVNAHQWLDQPDRWNRIKLVVSEDDVRKAYQRAMDSMARLNRIAARLMHKYNAHGATDVTGFGLLGHAQNLAKHQKNEVSFVIHNLPVIAKMAAVAKACGNMFQLLQGHSAETSGGLLICLPREQAAAYCKDIEKQEGYQAWIIGIVEKGNRTARIIDKPRVIEVPAKEKDGELW, from the exons ATGGCCGAACTACAGGGCACGCCGGTTACTCAGGACGCACTGTCCGTGGCCCAACTTGAACTTGGAGGAAATCCTAACGCCTTGGCGCTGCGTAGGCCATTCGACCCTGTCGCACATGATCTTGACGGTACTTTCCGCCTGACACGTTTTGCTGATTTGAAAGGATGAGGGTGTAAAGTCCCTCAAGAGGTTCTTGGTAAACTTCTTGAGGGACTACAGGCGGACGATAATAACGTCCAAGATCATGAGCATGCCCATTTTATGCATATGGCTATTCCGCGCATTG GCATTGGCATGGATTCCTCCGTAACGCCGTTGAGGCATGGTGGTTTGAGCCTAGTACAGACAACGGACTTTTTTTATCCTTTAGTAGACGATCCTTACATGATGG gcAAAATTGCATGCGCCAATGTGATCAGTGATTTGTACGCTATGGGTGTTACGGAGTGCGACAATATGCTGATGCTTTTGGGGGTCAGCACCAAGATGACTGAAAAAGAAAGGGACGTTGTTGTTCCACTTATAATGAGAGGCTTCAAGGACTCTGCTCTTGAAGCAGGGACGACTGTTACTGGTGGTCAAACTGTCGTTAATCCATGGTGTACAATTGGGGGTGTTGCCTCTACGGTTTGCCAACCCAACGAATACATCGt GCCGGACAACGCGGTTGTTGGGGATGTCTTGGTGCTAACAAAGCCACTCGGAACCCAGGTGGCAGTCAACGCTCACCAGTGGCTAGATCAGCCCGATCGTTGGAATAGGATCAAACTAGTAGTCAGCGAAGATGATGTGAGAAAGGCATATCAGCGTGCAATGGACAGCATGGCTAGGCTAAACAGAATAG CTGCACGACTCATGCATAAATATAATGCACATGGGGCAACGGACGTCACAGGCTTTGGCCTCTTGGGTCATGCCCAAAACCTGGCCAAACATCAGAAGAATGAAGTTTCATTCGTTATACACAATCTTCCGGTTATTGCCAAAATGGCAGCAGTTGCTAAAGCATGTGGTAACATGTTCCAATTGCTTCAAGGCCACTCCGCAGAGACCAGTGGCGGATTGCTCATCTGTCTTCCACGAGAACAG GCTGCTGCATATTGCAAGGACATTGAAAAACAAGAGGGTTACCAAGCATGGATCATCGGGATCGTTGAGAAGGGTAATCGTACAGCGAGGATAATCGACAAACCGCGAGTCATCGAAGTACCCGCGAAGGAAAAAGATGGTGAACTCTGGTAG
- the LOC107217240 gene encoding cyclin-dependent kinase 20 — protein MEKYVVVGRIGEGAHGLVLKAYHVEQGNEVALKKVLLKKIDEGIPTSVLREVKTLQELRHRNVVELIDVFPVGLDFVMVFEYMPSGVWEIIRDSERPLNDSQKKTYVKMLFEGVSYMHANNVMHRDLKPANLLVNREGVLKIADFGLGRLVWDDNSHSYSHRVATRWYRAPELLYGARYYTTAVDIWAVGCIFGEILNSAPLFAGETDIEQLAIVLRLLGSPTTESWPDLTTLPDYNKITFPCHKGLPWDLIVPDATPDAIDLIKQLLVYNSSKRLTASSALKHLYFHSRPFPCPESALPKPTPDHRVQVKPEEVKGNLKRTVLFQNLLSIV, from the exons ATGGAGAAATACGTTGTGGTCGGAAGGATTGGCGAAGGCGCGCATGGGCTGGTATTGAAAGCTTATCACGTCGAGCAGGGCAATGAGGTGGCGTTGAAAAAAGTATTGCTCAAAAAGATCGACGAGGGTATTCCGACCTCCGTATTACGAGAAGTCAAGACTCTGCAAGAGCTGAGACACCGCAAC GTAGTCGAGTTAATCGACGTTTTCCCAGTGGGTTTGGATTTTGTCATGGTATTCGAGTACATGCCATCCGGCGTGTGGGAGATAATTAGAGACTCGGAGAGGCCGCTAAACGATTCTCAAAAGAAAACTTACGTTAAGATGTTGTTCGAGGGTGTATCGTACATGCATGCAAATAATGTCATGCACAGG GATTTGAAACCTGCCAACTTGCTTGTGAACCGAGAGGGCGTGTTGAAAATAGCCGATTTTGGTCTTGGCCGATTGGTCTGGGACGACAACAGTCATTCCTATTCGCACCGAGTTGCAACACGATGGTATCGAGCACCGGAATTGTTGTACGGTGCACGTTATTATACTACAGCGGTAGACATATGGGCGGTGGGATGCATTTTCGGAGAAATACTTAACAGCGCGCCTTTATTCGCC GGAGAAACTGACATCGAGCAGCTGGCTATCGTTTTGAGACTGCTTGGCTCGCCGACGACGGAATCTTGGCCCGATTTGACTACTCTGCCAGATTACAACAAAATCACATTCCCGTGCCACAAAGGTTTACCCTGGGATTTGATTGTACCAGATGCGACACCGGATGCTATAGATCTGATCAAACAGCTTCTAGTCTACAACTCATCGAAACGCTTAACTGCCTCATCG GCACTAaaacatttatattttcattcgcGGCCGTTCCCCTGCCCTGAATCTGCTTTGCCGAAACCAACGCCGGATCATCGGGTTCAAGTAAAGCCGGAAGAAGTTAAAGGAAACTTGAAACGTACAgtcttgtttcaaaatttgttgaGCATCGTGTAA